One genomic region from Knoellia sp. p5-6-4 encodes:
- the narJ gene encoding nitrate reductase molybdenum cofactor assembly chaperone has translation MLGRTRHPRHPAPRLDDRQLATAWQVDSLLLDYPDEDLLARLAVVREAVEPLPVPVREPVRRFTAFLETTPVGELQRTYVETFDVTRRCCLYLTYFAHGDTRKRGLALVQFKQAYRKAGVEFDAAELPDHLSVVLEFGAAHDAETAWKLLNDHRAGIEMLRIALADKASPWHDVVLALVATLPELKGEDEEKMLALIAQGPPSEEVGLDLQPYAMDPRLNPRPTESVDLGHTIPVGAP, from the coding sequence ATGCTCGGCCGCACCCGGCACCCGCGCCATCCCGCACCGCGCCTCGACGACCGCCAGCTCGCCACCGCGTGGCAGGTGGACTCCCTGCTCCTCGACTACCCCGACGAGGACCTGCTCGCCCGCCTCGCGGTGGTCCGGGAGGCCGTCGAGCCCCTGCCCGTGCCGGTGCGCGAGCCGGTGCGCCGCTTCACCGCGTTCCTGGAGACGACCCCCGTCGGTGAGCTCCAGCGCACCTACGTCGAGACCTTCGACGTCACGCGGCGCTGCTGCCTCTACCTGACCTACTTCGCGCACGGGGACACGCGCAAGCGCGGCCTGGCGCTCGTGCAGTTCAAGCAGGCGTACCGCAAGGCCGGCGTCGAGTTCGACGCCGCCGAGCTGCCCGACCACCTCAGCGTGGTGCTGGAGTTCGGTGCGGCCCACGACGCCGAGACGGCGTGGAAGCTGCTCAACGACCACCGCGCCGGCATCGAGATGCTGCGCATCGCCCTGGCGGACAAGGCATCCCCGTGGCACGACGTGGTGCTCGCCCTTGTGGCCACCCTGCCGGAGCTCAAGGGCGAGGACGAGGAGAAGATGCTCGCCCTCATCGCCCAGGGGCCACCCTCGGAGGAGGTCGGCCTCGACCTCCAGCCCTACGCGATGGACCCGCGGCTCAACCCCCGCCCGACTGAAAGCGTCGACCTCGGCCACACGATCCCGGTAGGAGCCCCCTGA
- the narI gene encoding respiratory nitrate reductase subunit gamma — translation MDTFLFLIFPYLCLAVFVVGHYWRYKYDKFGWTTRSSQLYENRLLRWGSPLFHFGLLGVIAGHVIGLVVPKSWTEALGISEGAYHLVAVTGGLIAGAATLVGLVILVYRRRTVGPVFSATTRMDKLMYVFLGAVIVLGIWNTLAASTFGHYDYREDVSPWFRSIFLFQPKPELMADAALGFQLHALVAFGLFALWPFTRLVHVFSAPLGYVTRPYIVYRTRDEEREGTRAPRRGWEKASR, via the coding sequence ATGGACACCTTCCTGTTCCTGATCTTCCCGTACCTGTGCCTGGCCGTCTTCGTCGTCGGCCACTACTGGCGCTACAAGTACGACAAGTTCGGCTGGACCACGCGCTCGTCACAGCTGTACGAGAACCGTCTGCTGCGCTGGGGCAGCCCGCTGTTCCACTTCGGGCTGCTCGGGGTGATCGCGGGCCACGTCATCGGGCTCGTGGTGCCGAAGTCGTGGACCGAGGCGCTCGGCATCAGCGAGGGCGCCTACCACCTCGTGGCCGTCACCGGTGGCCTCATCGCCGGCGCCGCCACGCTGGTGGGCCTGGTGATCCTCGTCTACCGCCGCCGCACCGTCGGCCCGGTCTTCTCGGCGACAACGCGGATGGACAAGCTCATGTACGTCTTCCTCGGCGCGGTGATCGTGCTGGGCATCTGGAACACCTTGGCCGCCAGCACCTTCGGTCACTACGACTACCGCGAGGACGTCTCCCCCTGGTTCCGCAGCATCTTCCTCTTCCAGCCGAAGCCGGAGCTCATGGCTGACGCGGCGCTCGGGTTCCAGCTGCACGCCCTCGTCGCCTTCGGTCTCTTCGCCCTCTGGCCGTTCACGCGTCTCGTGCACGTCTTCAGCGCGCCGCTTGGCTACGTCACGCGGCCCTACATCGTCTACCGCACCCGCGACGAGGAGCGGGAGGGCACCCGCGCGCCGAGGCGGGGCTGGGAGAAGGCCAGCCGCTGA
- the narH gene encoding nitrate reductase subunit beta, with the protein MRVMAQMAMVMNLDKCIGCHTCSVTCKQAWTNRAGTEYVWFNNVETRPGLGYPRGYEDQETWEGGWKLGRNGKLTLKSGGRWKKLANIFSNPKLPSIDDYYEPWTYDYETLLNAPAQKHFPVARPISLISGKPMNVSWSANWDDNLGGSHEHASRDVMLKNITDKVKMEFEQTFMFYLPRICEHCLNPSCAASCPSGAIYKRAEDGIVLVDQDKCRGWRMCVSGCPYKKVYFNHKTGKAEKCTFCYPRIEVGIPTVCSETCVGRLRYIGLVLYDADRVLEAASVEDDHDLYEAQRDVFLDPHDPAVQREAERAGIPGDWIEAAKRSPVYALINRYQVALPLHPEYRTMPMVWYIPPLSPVVDVIKDTGHDAEDPGNLFAAIDTLRIPVEYLANLFTAGDTKPVDAVLKKLAAMRSYMRDINLGRDPDDSIPESVGMDGETLYDMFRLLAIAKYDERYVIPTAHAEQAHALEELATECSLDYEGGPGMMGESGPFGEGSGELTPVAVENFQMLKQRQTADTLSGADRGKLRGRVNLLNWDGKGSPRGLFPKRGKGDDH; encoded by the coding sequence ATGAGAGTAATGGCACAGATGGCCATGGTGATGAACCTCGACAAGTGCATCGGGTGCCACACCTGCTCGGTCACCTGCAAGCAGGCGTGGACCAACCGCGCCGGCACGGAGTACGTCTGGTTCAACAACGTCGAGACCCGCCCGGGCCTGGGCTACCCCCGTGGGTACGAGGACCAGGAGACCTGGGAGGGCGGCTGGAAGCTGGGCCGGAACGGCAAGCTGACGCTGAAGTCCGGCGGCCGCTGGAAGAAGCTGGCCAACATCTTCTCCAACCCCAAGCTGCCGTCGATCGACGACTACTACGAGCCGTGGACCTACGACTACGAGACCCTGCTGAACGCCCCGGCGCAGAAGCACTTCCCGGTCGCCCGGCCGATCTCGCTCATCTCGGGCAAGCCGATGAACGTCAGCTGGTCGGCCAACTGGGACGACAACCTCGGCGGCAGCCACGAGCACGCCAGCCGTGACGTCATGCTCAAGAACATCACCGACAAGGTGAAGATGGAGTTCGAGCAGACCTTCATGTTCTACCTGCCGCGCATCTGCGAGCACTGCCTCAACCCCTCGTGCGCGGCGTCGTGCCCCAGCGGCGCCATCTACAAGCGCGCCGAGGACGGCATCGTGCTGGTCGACCAGGACAAGTGCCGAGGCTGGCGGATGTGCGTCTCGGGCTGCCCGTACAAGAAGGTCTACTTCAACCACAAGACCGGCAAGGCCGAGAAGTGCACCTTCTGCTACCCGCGCATCGAGGTCGGCATCCCGACGGTCTGCTCCGAGACCTGCGTCGGCAGGCTGCGCTACATCGGCCTGGTCCTCTACGACGCCGACCGGGTGCTCGAGGCGGCGTCGGTGGAGGACGACCACGACCTCTACGAGGCGCAGCGCGACGTCTTCCTCGACCCCCACGACCCGGCGGTGCAGCGCGAAGCCGAGCGCGCCGGCATACCTGGTGACTGGATCGAGGCCGCGAAGCGGTCGCCCGTCTACGCCCTGATCAACCGCTACCAGGTGGCCCTGCCGCTGCACCCGGAGTACCGGACCATGCCGATGGTCTGGTACATCCCGCCGCTCTCGCCCGTGGTGGACGTCATCAAGGACACCGGCCACGACGCGGAGGACCCGGGCAACCTGTTCGCCGCGATCGACACGCTGCGGATCCCGGTGGAGTACCTCGCCAACCTCTTCACAGCCGGCGACACCAAGCCGGTCGACGCGGTGCTCAAGAAGCTGGCGGCGATGCGCTCCTACATGCGCGACATCAACCTCGGCCGCGACCCCGACGACTCGATCCCCGAGTCGGTCGGCATGGACGGCGAGACGCTCTACGACATGTTCCGGCTGCTGGCCATCGCGAAGTACGACGAGCGCTATGTCATCCCGACCGCGCACGCCGAGCAGGCCCACGCCCTGGAGGAGCTGGCCACCGAGTGCTCGCTCGACTACGAGGGTGGCCCCGGCATGATGGGCGAGTCCGGCCCGTTCGGCGAGGGCTCCGGCGAGCTCACGCCGGTGGCGGTCGAGAACTTCCAGATGCTCAAGCAGCGGCAGACGGCCGACACCCTCAGCGGGGCCGACCGCGGGAAGCTGCGGGGGCGGGTCAACCTCCTCAACTGGGACGGCAAGGGATCGCCGAGAGGCCTCTTCCCCAAGCGTGGCAAGGGAGATGACCACTGA
- a CDS encoding hemerythrin domain-containing protein produces the protein MCEYCGCQQVAAIGELTREHDVDGAAKTARRIAEILQPHTAVEEHGLFPAMSEEFPEHVDALEREHRVVEAVLAEAATATPTDPTWPQRLLAALDLLRKHILKEQDGMFPASLAVLDTEGWERVEAVRRQVGSAVGPEHTAHRHDHHAHDHSHDPSHDDDHGPDQEDHA, from the coding sequence ATGTGTGAGTACTGCGGCTGCCAGCAGGTCGCGGCCATCGGCGAGCTCACCCGCGAGCACGACGTCGACGGGGCGGCCAAGACCGCGCGCCGCATCGCCGAGATCCTCCAGCCCCACACGGCAGTCGAGGAGCACGGCCTGTTCCCCGCGATGAGCGAGGAGTTCCCCGAGCACGTCGATGCCCTCGAGCGCGAGCACCGCGTCGTCGAGGCCGTCCTGGCGGAGGCCGCCACGGCCACACCGACGGACCCGACCTGGCCGCAGCGGCTCCTCGCGGCCCTCGACCTGCTGCGCAAGCACATCCTCAAGGAGCAGGACGGCATGTTCCCCGCCTCGCTCGCCGTCCTCGACACCGAGGGCTGGGAGCGGGTGGAGGCGGTGCGCCGGCAGGTGGGGTCGGCCGTGGGCCCCGAGCACACGGCTCACCGCCACGACCACCACGCGCACGACCACTCGCACGACCCCTCGCACGACGACGACCACGGCCCCGACCAGGAGGACCACGCGTGA
- a CDS encoding nitrate reductase subunit alpha → MSTTDRPGTTHGTAGFDGPLSEALVGTRRFFTRAEVSADKRSLHAKGGRAGDAFYRDRWSHDKVVRSTHGVNCTGSCSWKVYVKDGIITWEAQQTDYPSTGADRPEYEPRGCPRGAAFSWYTYSPTRIRYPYVRGVLLEMYREAKQRLGDPVLAWADIVNDPAKAKRYKAARGKGGLVRASWGEAAEIVAAANVHTIKQWGPDRVAGFSPIPAMSMVSHASGARFTSLIGGSMLSFYDWYADLPVASPQIWGDQTDVPESGDWWDAGYLMMWGSNIPVTRTPDAHWMAEARYRGQKVVVVAPDYADNVKFADEWLPAAPGTDGALAMAMGHVVLKEFFVDHQVEYFEEYTRKYTDLPFLVALEPYAAKDGSTAYRAGKFLTASDLRGAEAASENAEFKTVLVDSRTGQLVVPNGTLGDRFGDSGAGRWNLDLGDVVPALSLLDTRDDTAMVDLPRFDLAEGAAPVLKRGVPVRRVGDRLVTTVFDLLLAQYGVGREGLPGSWPGGYDDVDGLYTPAWQEPITAVPAEKVARIAREFAQNAADTQGRSMIIVGAGTNHWYHSDTIYRCMLLLTTITGCQGRNGGGWAHYVGQEKARPITGWAQMAFGLDWARPPRQMIQTAYWYMHTDQYRYDHYTADTMAAPTGTGLFDGMSTADQLALSTRLGWMPSYPTFNRNPLDLADEAEAAGKPIGEYVVEQLKAGDLRFAVEDPDAPENWPRVLMMWRANLFGSSAKGNEYFLKHLLGTDNSVSATETAEAARPKDVVWREEAPEGKLDLLCVLDFRMTSSTIFSDVVLPAATWYEKHDINTTDMHPFIHSFNPAISPPWQTKTDWDIFQAVSEAFAPLGAKHLGVRKDVVAAPLLHDTAEAMATPHGRVRDWKKGECEPVPGKTMPKLVVVERDYGAIFDKMGALGPLMEKLGTTQKGITYNVEREVDYLRHKNGAIRGGVADGRPSLKRDVHVAETIMALSGTTNGHLATQGFKTLEKRTGQLMHDLAAEHEGKQITFADTQAAPVPVITSPEWSGSESGGRRYSPFTINVERLKPWHTLTGRQHFYLDHDWIQELGEGLPVYRPPLNMTEIFGEPAIGSQSELGVSVRYLTPHNKWSIHSEYQDNLFMLSLSRGGQAIWISDKDAAKVGIKDNDWVEAVNRNGVVNARAIVSHRMPEGTVYMHHAQDRLIDVPLTEKTGRRGGIHNSLTRILVKPSHIIGGYAQLAFAFNYLGPTGNQRDEVTVIRRRSQRVEY, encoded by the coding sequence GTGAGCACCACCGACCGGCCCGGCACCACCCACGGGACAGCAGGATTCGACGGCCCCCTGTCCGAGGCCCTGGTGGGCACCCGGCGCTTCTTCACGCGCGCCGAGGTCTCCGCGGACAAGCGCAGCCTCCACGCCAAGGGCGGCCGCGCCGGCGACGCGTTCTACCGCGACCGCTGGAGCCACGACAAGGTCGTGCGGTCGACGCACGGCGTGAACTGCACGGGCAGCTGCTCGTGGAAGGTCTACGTCAAGGACGGCATCATCACGTGGGAGGCCCAGCAGACCGACTACCCGTCGACCGGCGCCGACCGGCCGGAGTACGAGCCACGCGGATGCCCGCGTGGCGCGGCCTTCTCCTGGTACACGTACTCCCCCACCAGGATCCGCTACCCCTACGTCAGGGGCGTCCTGCTCGAGATGTACCGCGAGGCCAAGCAGCGCCTCGGTGACCCGGTGCTCGCCTGGGCCGACATCGTGAACGACCCCGCAAAGGCCAAGCGCTACAAGGCCGCTCGCGGCAAGGGCGGTCTCGTCCGCGCCTCGTGGGGCGAGGCCGCGGAGATCGTCGCCGCCGCCAACGTGCACACCATCAAGCAGTGGGGCCCCGACCGCGTCGCCGGTTTCTCCCCCATCCCCGCGATGTCGATGGTCAGCCACGCGTCGGGGGCGCGGTTCACCTCGCTCATCGGCGGCTCGATGCTCTCGTTCTACGACTGGTACGCCGACCTGCCCGTGGCGTCGCCGCAGATCTGGGGCGACCAGACCGACGTGCCCGAGTCGGGCGACTGGTGGGACGCGGGCTACCTCATGATGTGGGGCTCCAACATCCCGGTCACCCGCACCCCGGACGCCCACTGGATGGCAGAGGCCCGCTACCGCGGCCAGAAGGTCGTCGTCGTGGCGCCCGACTACGCCGACAACGTGAAGTTCGCCGACGAGTGGCTGCCCGCCGCACCCGGCACCGACGGCGCCCTGGCGATGGCCATGGGCCACGTGGTGCTCAAGGAGTTCTTCGTCGACCACCAGGTCGAGTACTTCGAGGAGTACACGCGGAAGTACACCGACCTGCCCTTCCTCGTGGCCCTCGAGCCGTATGCCGCCAAGGACGGCTCCACTGCGTACCGCGCCGGCAAGTTCCTCACCGCCTCCGACCTCCGTGGCGCCGAGGCCGCGTCTGAGAACGCCGAGTTCAAGACGGTGCTCGTCGACAGCCGCACCGGCCAGCTCGTGGTGCCGAACGGCACCCTCGGCGACCGGTTCGGCGACAGCGGCGCGGGTAGGTGGAACCTCGACCTCGGCGACGTCGTGCCGGCCCTGAGCCTGCTCGACACCCGCGACGACACCGCGATGGTGGACCTGCCACGCTTCGACCTCGCCGAGGGGGCCGCCCCGGTGCTCAAGCGTGGCGTGCCGGTGCGGCGGGTCGGCGACCGCCTGGTGACCACCGTCTTCGACCTGCTGCTCGCGCAGTACGGCGTCGGGCGAGAGGGACTCCCGGGCTCGTGGCCAGGCGGCTACGACGACGTCGACGGCCTCTACACGCCGGCCTGGCAGGAGCCCATCACGGCCGTGCCCGCGGAGAAGGTGGCCCGCATCGCGCGGGAGTTCGCGCAGAACGCCGCCGACACGCAGGGCCGCTCGATGATCATCGTCGGAGCCGGAACCAACCACTGGTACCACTCGGACACCATCTACCGCTGCATGCTGCTGCTGACGACCATCACGGGCTGCCAAGGCCGCAACGGCGGTGGCTGGGCCCACTACGTCGGCCAGGAGAAGGCACGGCCGATCACGGGCTGGGCGCAGATGGCCTTCGGCCTCGACTGGGCGCGGCCGCCGCGGCAGATGATCCAGACGGCCTACTGGTACATGCACACCGACCAGTACCGCTACGACCACTACACGGCCGACACCATGGCGGCACCCACCGGCACCGGCCTGTTCGACGGCATGAGCACGGCCGACCAGCTGGCCCTGTCGACCCGACTGGGCTGGATGCCGTCGTACCCCACCTTCAACCGCAACCCGCTCGACCTCGCCGACGAGGCCGAGGCTGCCGGCAAGCCGATCGGCGAGTACGTCGTCGAGCAGCTCAAGGCCGGCGACCTGCGCTTCGCGGTGGAGGACCCGGACGCGCCGGAGAACTGGCCGCGGGTGCTGATGATGTGGCGCGCCAACCTCTTCGGCTCCTCGGCCAAGGGCAACGAGTACTTCCTCAAGCACCTCCTCGGCACCGACAACTCCGTGTCGGCGACGGAGACCGCCGAGGCCGCCCGGCCGAAGGACGTGGTCTGGCGCGAGGAGGCGCCCGAGGGCAAGCTCGACCTGCTCTGCGTCCTCGACTTCCGGATGACGAGCTCGACGATCTTCAGCGACGTCGTGCTGCCGGCCGCCACGTGGTACGAGAAGCACGACATCAACACCACGGACATGCACCCGTTCATCCACTCGTTCAACCCGGCGATCAGCCCGCCGTGGCAGACGAAGACGGACTGGGACATCTTCCAGGCGGTCTCCGAGGCGTTCGCGCCGCTGGGCGCCAAGCACCTCGGGGTGCGCAAGGACGTCGTGGCCGCTCCCCTGCTGCACGACACCGCGGAGGCGATGGCGACCCCGCACGGCCGCGTCCGCGACTGGAAGAAGGGCGAGTGCGAGCCCGTGCCGGGCAAGACCATGCCGAAGCTCGTCGTGGTCGAACGTGACTACGGCGCCATCTTCGACAAGATGGGCGCGCTCGGGCCGCTGATGGAGAAGCTCGGCACGACCCAGAAGGGCATCACCTACAACGTCGAGCGCGAGGTCGACTACCTGCGGCACAAGAACGGCGCGATCCGCGGCGGCGTCGCCGACGGGCGGCCCTCGCTCAAGCGCGACGTGCACGTCGCCGAGACGATCATGGCGTTGTCGGGCACGACCAACGGCCACCTCGCCACCCAAGGCTTCAAGACCTTGGAGAAGCGCACCGGCCAGCTCATGCACGACCTGGCCGCGGAGCACGAGGGCAAGCAGATCACCTTCGCCGACACCCAGGCCGCGCCCGTGCCGGTCATCACCAGCCCCGAGTGGTCGGGCTCGGAGTCCGGCGGTCGCCGCTACTCCCCGTTCACCATCAACGTCGAGCGGCTCAAGCCGTGGCACACGCTCACGGGACGCCAGCACTTCTACCTCGACCACGACTGGATCCAAGAGCTCGGCGAAGGGCTGCCCGTCTACCGTCCACCGCTCAACATGACCGAGATCTTCGGGGAGCCCGCGATCGGCAGCCAGAGCGAGCTCGGCGTCAGCGTCCGCTACCTGACCCCGCACAACAAGTGGTCGATCCACAGCGAGTACCAGGACAACCTGTTCATGCTCTCGCTCTCGCGCGGCGGCCAAGCGATCTGGATCTCCGACAAGGACGCCGCCAAGGTCGGCATCAAGGACAACGACTGGGTCGAGGCGGTCAACCGCAACGGCGTCGTCAACGCCCGCGCCATCGTCAGCCACCGGATGCCGGAGGGCACGGTCTACATGCACCACGCCCAGGACCGGCTGATCGACGTCCCCCTGACGGAGAAGACCGGCCGTCGCGGCGGCATCCACAACTCGCTCACCCGCATCCTCGTGAAGCCGAGCCACATCATCGGCGGCTACGCCCAGCTCGCCTTCGCGTTCAACTACCTCGGACCGACCGGCAACCAGCGCGACGAGGTGACGGTCATCCGCCGTCGGTCACAACGAGTCGAATACTGA
- a CDS encoding cyclopropane-fatty-acyl-phospholipid synthase family protein, with protein MTVSTTTMRWSSIVRTPRAPLHAGIARSIFERAVHMVPVRVTTPDGRVCGGDTSPGAPEFHIVRPTAFFARLGRDTKVGFGEAYMAGDWKAGEGTDLADLLTPFAARLSTLVPQPLQRLRAVVDKRIPKHQENTLEGSRANIAAHYDLSNDLFEAFLDPTMSYSSAWFDETVDVRSATDLEGAQLRKIDGVLDYAGVGAGTKMLEIGTGWGALAVRAAQRGAHVTTVTLSQEQLDLAQKRVVEAGVGHLVEIRLQDYREVAGEFDAIVSVEMIEAVGEEYWSTYFAAIDRLLAPGGRVAIQAITMGHERMLATRRSFGWIQKYIFPGGLIPSLEAIDQTLASHTGLRVTQRRELGPHYARTLHLWRERFTENWPQIHEQGFDETFRRMWEFYLAYCEAGFRTGYLGVSQLQLTRAPSWD; from the coding sequence ATGACGGTGTCCACGACGACCATGCGCTGGTCCTCGATCGTCCGCACGCCGCGGGCTCCGCTCCACGCGGGCATCGCCCGGAGCATCTTCGAGCGTGCAGTCCACATGGTCCCCGTCCGGGTGACCACCCCCGACGGTCGGGTGTGCGGTGGTGACACCAGCCCGGGCGCCCCCGAGTTCCACATCGTGCGTCCCACCGCGTTCTTCGCCCGGCTGGGCCGCGACACCAAGGTCGGCTTCGGCGAGGCCTACATGGCCGGCGACTGGAAGGCCGGGGAGGGCACCGACCTGGCGGACCTCCTGACGCCGTTCGCGGCTCGCCTGAGCACGCTGGTCCCTCAACCGCTCCAGCGGCTGCGCGCCGTCGTCGACAAGAGGATCCCCAAGCACCAGGAGAACACCCTCGAGGGGTCGCGCGCCAACATCGCGGCGCACTACGACCTCAGCAACGACCTCTTCGAGGCCTTCCTCGACCCCACCATGAGCTACTCGTCGGCCTGGTTCGACGAGACGGTCGACGTGCGCAGCGCCACCGACCTCGAGGGTGCCCAGCTCCGCAAGATCGACGGCGTCCTCGACTACGCGGGGGTCGGTGCGGGCACCAAGATGCTCGAGATCGGCACCGGGTGGGGGGCCCTGGCCGTCCGGGCAGCGCAGCGGGGTGCGCACGTGACCACGGTGACGCTGTCCCAGGAACAGCTCGACCTCGCGCAGAAGCGCGTGGTGGAGGCCGGGGTGGGTCACCTCGTGGAGATCCGGCTCCAGGACTACCGCGAGGTCGCGGGTGAGTTCGACGCCATCGTCAGCGTCGAGATGATCGAGGCCGTCGGCGAGGAGTACTGGTCGACCTACTTCGCCGCCATCGACCGGCTGCTCGCTCCCGGTGGTCGCGTGGCGATCCAGGCGATCACCATGGGGCACGAGCGGATGCTCGCCACCCGGCGGTCCTTCGGGTGGATACAGAAGTACATCTTCCCCGGTGGGCTGATCCCGTCCCTGGAGGCCATCGACCAGACGCTCGCGTCGCACACGGGCCTGCGGGTGACCCAGCGGCGTGAGCTCGGCCCGCACTACGCCCGCACCCTGCACCTGTGGCGGGAGCGGTTCACCGAGAACTGGCCCCAGATCCATGAGCAGGGCTTCGACGAGACGTTCCGCCGCATGTGGGAGTTCTACCTCGCCTACTGCGAGGCCGGCTTCCGCACCGGGTACCTCGGGGTCAGCCAGCTGCAGCTGACCCGCGCCCCGTCCTGGGACTGA
- a CDS encoding helix-turn-helix domain-containing protein — MAEQPPRSAALLVSPVRRRIVDTLDRLPQSPARGTPSRATGLTAAEVGERLGLHVTSARFHLEQLADAGVLAASFHRHGTGRPQKRYAVLPDRAPVQQKDDPYRMLAELLTEALAQPDGDALSPEDAGARWALAHVRQLSGSGDADLPQARTPGEWLAKVGRLLDLLEAWGYEPSVRTTDQGRTAEVALARCPFLSLAESHTEVVCAAHVGLIRGALDVFGEPDAEVQLQPFALPGVCLARLTTLAALQRHPEESADV; from the coding sequence GTGGCTGAGCAACCGCCTCGCAGCGCAGCGCTGCTGGTATCGCCTGTGCGCCGCCGCATCGTCGACACCCTCGACCGCCTTCCCCAGTCCCCGGCGCGTGGGACTCCGAGCCGCGCCACCGGCCTGACCGCGGCCGAGGTCGGTGAGCGGCTCGGCCTGCACGTGACCAGCGCGCGCTTCCACCTCGAGCAGCTCGCCGACGCGGGCGTGCTCGCCGCGAGCTTCCACCGCCACGGCACCGGCCGCCCCCAGAAGCGGTATGCCGTCCTGCCGGACCGGGCGCCGGTGCAGCAGAAGGACGATCCCTACCGCATGCTGGCCGAGCTGCTCACCGAGGCGCTCGCGCAGCCCGACGGCGATGCCCTCAGCCCGGAGGACGCGGGCGCCCGGTGGGCCCTGGCCCACGTCAGGCAGCTCAGCGGATCCGGCGATGCCGACCTGCCGCAGGCGAGGACGCCGGGAGAGTGGCTGGCGAAGGTGGGTCGGCTGCTCGACCTGCTCGAGGCCTGGGGGTACGAGCCGAGCGTGCGGACCACCGACCAGGGGCGCACCGCCGAGGTGGCCCTGGCCCGCTGCCCCTTCCTCAGCCTCGCGGAGTCGCACACGGAGGTGGTCTGCGCCGCCCACGTCGGGCTCATCCGCGGCGCCCTCGACGTGTTCGGCGAGCCGGACGCGGAGGTGCAACTCCAGCCGTTCGCCCTTCCCGGCGTGTGCCTGGCCCGGCTGACGACCCTGGCCGCGCTGCAACGACACCCCGAGGAGTCGGCCGATGTGTGA